The DNA sequence GCTGCCCAAGATCTCGATGCTGGTCACCAGCAGCAAGCAGGGCGAGCACAACTACAACGACACGATGAAGTTCATCGGCCTCGCCGCCAAGCACCCCACCCGGGTCTCCTCGATGATCCTGGAGAGCGGCGGTCACAACTTCAACACCTGGCGCCGTGAGATCCCCGGCACCCTCCAGTGGATGGGCAGCCGCCTCAGCGCGTGACGCTCGTCCGACCCCCGGCCGGGCCGCCCGCAGCGCAGCGGGCGGCCTTCGTGTTTCCCGGGTGCCGCCGGCTCAGCGGGCCGACATGATGAGGCTCATCGCCTCCGCGCGGGACGCCGGGTCCCGCAGCTGGCCCCGCACCGCGGACGTGATCGTCTTCGCGCCGGGCTTCCGGATCCCCCGCATCGACATGCACATGTGCTCGCACTCGATCACCACGACGACGCCGCGCGCCTCCAGGATCTCCACCAGCGAGTCCGCGATCTGCGTGGTGAGCCGCTCCTGCACCTGCGGGCGGCGGGCGTAGACGTCCACCAGCCGGGCCAGCTTCGACAAGCCGGTGATCTTGCCGCTGGTCGCGGGGATGTAGCCGATGTGCGCCACGCCGTGGAACGGGACGAGGTGGTGCTCGCAGGTGCTGTAGACCTCAATGTCCCGGACCAGCACCATCTCGTCGTGGCCCAGGTCGAAGGTCGTGGTCAGCACGTCGGCCGGCTCCTGCCGCAGGCCGGCGAATATCTCCTTGTAGGCGCGCGCGACGCGGGCGGGGGTCTCCCGCAGGCCCTCGCGGTCCGGGTCCTCGCCGACGGCGATGAGCAGTTCGCGGACGGCCTGCTCGGCCCGCTTCTCGTCGAACGGCCCGATGGCTCGCTCGCCGTCCAGGGTCACCGGATCGATCATGTTGCCTCGTTCTCTCGTGCGTACGCGCCTGCGGCGGCCCTCCCCGTCGGCTCGGCCGTTCACCCGGCCGGAGGAGCGCGCACACATGCGCGATGCCGCGCCCCCAGGCTAGAACCTGGGAGACGCGGCATCCATTCCGGGCCCTGAGGCGCGGTTCACTCCGGGCGGATGTCCTCCGGCAGATCCACCGACTCGACGCCGGTGGCACCGGTGGCGCCGTTGCTGCTCGGGGCGAGCTCCTTGGGGGAGAGCACCGGCGGGCGGCTGGACGGCGTACGGCGCGAGGAGCCGGTCCACGCCGGGCGGGCCGGGCGCTTCACGACGTGCTTGAAGATCTCGGCGATCTCCTCCTTGTTCAGCGTCTCCTTCTCCAGGAGGGCCAGAACGAGGTTGTCGAGGATGTCGCGGTTCTCGACCAGGATCTCCCACGCCTCGTTGTGCGCGGTCTCGATCAGCTTCTTGACCTCTTCGTCGACCAGC is a window from the Streptomyces mobaraensis genome containing:
- the folE gene encoding GTP cyclohydrolase I FolE; the protein is MIDPVTLDGERAIGPFDEKRAEQAVRELLIAVGEDPDREGLRETPARVARAYKEIFAGLRQEPADVLTTTFDLGHDEMVLVRDIEVYSTCEHHLVPFHGVAHIGYIPATSGKITGLSKLARLVDVYARRPQVQERLTTQIADSLVEILEARGVVVVIECEHMCMSMRGIRKPGAKTITSAVRGQLRDPASRAEAMSLIMSAR